From the Mahella australiensis 50-1 BON genome, the window TATATGCTGAAAAATATATAAATCAACGTTGGGCCTATACTAACCTTATTCGTCTTATTCATCTTTGTCTCACATTCCTTCTGCAAAAATTGTTAAAACAGCGCATTATCCGGTTCTATCCTTTTTACTATAGCATTAGTGACCATGACCAGGACGAATCCCACCACCGACTGATATAAGCCGACAGCGGATGACATTCCCACATCGCCCAATGATTTCAATGCCCTATATACATACGTATCTATAACATCGGTGGTGCTATACAGCATGCCGGAGTCCATGGTAAGATTGTAAAACATGCCGAAATCGGCCCTAAAAATACGCCCTATTGCCAATATAGTCATTATAGTTATAAGAGGCGCAAGCGACGGGAGCGATATACGGGTGGTTATCTGCCATCTGTTGGCCCCGTCGATCCTTGCGGCTTCAAACAGTTCCTTATCTATGCCCATCAAACCCGCGTAATATATTATGCTATCGGTCCCAACAACCTTCCATATATGCACTATAACCAGGATCATCGGCCAATATGACGGCTCGGTATACCATGATATCGATTCTTTGCCAAGCATCTCAAGCACCTTATTCAATATGCCGAGGCTGGGATTTAAAAACGCATACGTCATATACCCCACTACCACCCATGAAAGAAACGATGGCAGTATAAATACCGTTTGATATGTTTTCACAGCCATCCTGTTTCGGAGCTCAAACATCATTAAAGCAAATGCCACTGCGCAAAAAAGGCCCACAAAAATAAACAGCGCATTTAATCCAACGGTATTTCTTGTAACCCTCCATGCGTCCTGAGACTTAAAAAAGAATTCAAAATTATCGAATCCCACCCATTGGCTTCCCATTATACCAAGGTCGTATCTATAGTTCTTAAAAGCCAGTATAATGCCATATATAGGCATATAATTAAAAATAAACAGAAGTATTACAGCCGGCGCGCTTAAGAGCAACAGTTCACCATTCTTCTTTATATCCTTAAACAGTCCTTTGCCCGGCCGCGTACTATTTACAGATTTTTTTAATGTCACGCTATTTTGCCGCACATCCATGCCTCCCCATAAAATATGTCTTTGTTATAACGGGGGCAATTGCCTACCGGCAACCGCCCCCACATGTTTGATCTTCTATATGATTACTTTGTTTTTTTCCATTCGTCGAGCTGTCTCTGTACTTCCTGCACGATCCTCTCCGCCCCTGCAGTATCAAGCTTGGCTTGGAATTCCGCTAATTTCGCTTCCCAATCGTCTATAGCGCCCTTTTCCAATATCCTATACTCATTCACCACCGATGTAACGGCGGCTATCTCATTTTTAATGGGGTCCGGATTCAATGTAAATCCAAGCATAGGCGATACTTTGGCTTCCCGGTTAAGTTTATCGGTTTCTTCCCATGTTCCCGGTTGCTGCCCTTTCCTGTAATACGCGTTGAATACATTACCAAATCTCCAATCCACTCCGGGATTATACTTGCTATCCGGTACAGGTTCTACTATCACGGGATTATCCTGTATCTTTTTATAATGCACATTTTCTATACCAAAACAAAGTGTATTGAAAAACTCTTTGTCGGTATTGACCAATTCCAGTAACATAGCAGCCCTTTCCGGGTTTTTGGATGTACTGCTGATGGCATTGATAGTCGGCTGACCGCCAGCCTGCGGAACCCACGGCTCTGTTAGTATTTTTTCAACATACTCTATTCCATCCTTTGAGCTCATCTCTACGGCCCCACCCGGTTTCACTACCGGTACGAAAACGGCATATTTATGATTTCTCACATCAGCGCTCTCATCAGTAACGCTTGCTATATCCTGCCTTATATACCCCTTTTCATACCAATCTCTTACAAACGCGAGAAATTCTTTATATTCGGGCAGCTTATATTCATTAACAACTTTTAAATCATTGTTGGTTCTATCAACGCATGCTACAAATTCGGGCGCTCCGGCTATGGTTTCATATTTAGCAAGTTCAGGAATTACCTGTCTAAAATTATTGCCGCCTTTACTAGTGCCCACGCTTATTGGATAGATGCCGGGTTCATTTGCTTTCAATTTTTCAAAGAACGGTTCCAGGTCCTCCAGTTTTTTAACATTATCGACATCCAGGCCATATTTATCCATCAACTCTTTTACAACCCTGATTCCCCAAGGCGTGGCTATTATCTGGTAATTCGGCACGCCGTAGATCTTACCGTTCACTTTAACCGAATCCCATACATATTGCGGCATGGCAGCTTTTGTCTTGGGCATATATTTATCGACGAGGTCGTCGATAGCTTTATATGCCCCTTTCATGACATTGGGGACATAAGGGTTACTCCAATTCGAAGTCCACACTATGTCCATCTCTTGCTGGGCGCTCATCATCATATTCATTTTATCGACATACGAACCTGGATCTATAAATTCTAGCTTGAGTGTGGTATTGGGAAGCTTCTCTTTCAATTGTTTATTGAGCTCATCCTCTACCATCTGCAGATCCGGAGGCGGCGAGATAGGCTGATACCACGTCAGCGTTACAGGCTGGTTTTCCGGCTTGGCCACATCGCTTCCCGTCGAAGATGGTGTGCCCTCGGAACCTGCAGGTTTTCCGTTATCGGTCGAAGCTTCCTTTTTAGCGCATCCTGATAACAAAAGCGACAGTATCAACAAAGATACAAGTGAAAAGCCTACGATTTTTTTTATCATTCTCATAAGATACTCCTCCTTCAAAATATATTGGATTTTTTGATAGCTTTATTATATCTGCTTAACGATCGATATTAAATGATATAGATTTGACATAATGCGTTATAAAATTAAGCACTTTAAACTAACAGGATGTATATTTTTTATACTTTTGTAGCGATATTTTAACCCGTTATCTATTTAACAATCACAATGACCATTACTTGATTTTTGAATGGTCCCTTACGAAGGAAATAACTTCTTCCGCTTCATCTCTGTTACTGCAACTGACAGTTAATATAAATCTCCCCTTTCTTAACTCGTCAATATACATATATACCTCCTCGGGCACGCATTCAATATCCACTGCAATATCTCCAACCTGACTTAATAAATATCCCAAATCTGTCACAGGCCTTTTGGGTCTTGGGTCGGAGGAAATCTGTTCAATCCAGACACCATTCAACCCAGCGATGTTTTTATATTGATGCGGAGCCAAAGAATGATGGTGAATATATGCGCCACCCGCAGCATTTATAACTCTACTGGTATATGGAGCGCCGAATTCTTGGTATTGAGTCGGCGAAGACATGTCTGCAGCGTCTTCCAGTATAAGTATGCCCGAAGGAATCCACTTGCCAAAAGTAAAGGTACCTCCCCAAGGATTGTTTATTGCTTCGTGTATATTGAAATAGTTTTCGAGAATTGCAGGAACGGCCAGTTCCAATAATTTTTTTAACTCATAAGGATGTTCATAATAGTCCGTAAACAACTCATTACCTCTTAGTAAATTTGCCACATCAAGGGGACTCGGACTGGGAAACGGCTTCACCATAAAGCGTCCGGCAGCCATTTCAGAAATATACCTCCCTGCTTCAATGAAAATCTCGGACCAGAATCTATCCTTATTGTATAATGGACTCCTCAATTTACCCCAATCATCTAATACGGGGTGCATATAGCTTGTGTTATCAGTAAATGAAATATCCGTGTCGCAAAAAACCATGCCAAAAGCCCCAAAACCATAATGAAGAGTTATCCCGTAAATCAGATCGTCATCAAGTCCTCTACGGTCTTCCATTATCCGCTCCGTATTTTCGATCAGAACATCCCAATATCTTTTATGCTCATCTTTACTTGAGAAATCAAAGTCCCTCAAGTCAATATCTATGGTATCATCGGTTTTGTAATTTGCCACAATTAAAATATTACCCTTTTCTTTTGAATTATAGAATCGCTTATATCTGTCAAGCTTTATGCTCATTTCATCTACAGGTTTCATCATCACGCCTCCGAATATAAAATTTTCGATATATCCGTATCACACACAGCACTGTATTCTCTTGAGTTCATACCTTTGAGTTTCCTCTCTGAAACCGTTGAAATCAATTTCTATTTCCTTATACCGCGTTGCATGAGTTTCTCCGTCATCCTCGACAAGTACGGTTTTACCTTTGTCGCCATAGCACTTTAAAGTTATTTGAAACACTGTATCTTTTGATATATATTGCATAGGTTCCGCCAAGGGTATTACCGAGTCTTTTTTTATATAAACAGGAATATTGTCGGTTTGTACTTCATGCCATCCTCTTTCATACTTTTTATCTGTCCAAAAATCATACCAAGCGTCACCGGGCAAATACACCATTCTCTTGTCCTCGTCAACGGTCATCGGAGCTACCAGCATGCTGTCCCCGAACATATATTCATCATCGATGTTATAGGTGTTTTCATCATCCGAATAATCGCTTACCAAAGCCCTAATAGGCGGTACACCATGCTTATGATATCTATAAAAAGCAGAATACACATAAGGAACAAGAGACATTCTTAATTCAAGCAGCTCTCTCACTTCGTCTCCTGCTCCCAGTTTAATCCAAGGGGCTTCTTCAGTATTCCATGCGTTGATAATTACTCTGGGCGAAAATACCACAGTCTGAAGACGCCTCAACAAATCCTTTTTATTCTTTGCTCTTCTTAGTTCCGGAACCCATAATAAACCACTGAATCCCGCTGTTGCTAGCCCTCTGATAAAGACCTTATGATCATACAGATCACTATATAGCACGAAAGGGTATGGGGCAGCAAATGCTCCCGAATTTCTCACTTCTGAAAATGTTCTTTGATTGCCCAGGGCTTTTAGTATCGTTTTCTGATACAGAATACCGAATAAGCTGTGCATTTGTTCTCCATCAACACCTGATGGAAATTCATCACAGTTTGGGAATGACCAACCTCCGGTAAAGTCGCTCCCATCGCATTCATCGAGCTTAAAACCTGTAATTCCTTCGTCAACAAATTTATTTTTATGGTATTCGGAAAAGATATCTCTTGCTGTCTCACCTGCAAAGTCCGTGGTTATACCCTTCCAAACCTCATATGTACCGCTAAAGTCGTGTAACTTTTGATACAATGGCGAAATCGAATTCACAAATGCGTGC encodes:
- a CDS encoding ABC transporter permease — translated: MRQNSVTLKKSVNSTRPGKGLFKDIKKNGELLLLSAPAVILLFIFNYMPIYGIILAFKNYRYDLGIMGSQWVGFDNFEFFFKSQDAWRVTRNTVGLNALFIFVGLFCAVAFALMMFELRNRMAVKTYQTVFILPSFLSWVVVGYMTYAFLNPSLGILNKVLEMLGKESISWYTEPSYWPMILVIVHIWKVVGTDSIIYYAGLMGIDKELFEAARIDGANRWQITTRISLPSLAPLITIMTILAIGRIFRADFGMFYNLTMDSGMLYSTTDVIDTYVYRALKSLGDVGMSSAVGLYQSVVGFVLVMVTNAIVKRIEPDNALF
- a CDS encoding ABC transporter substrate-binding protein, whose amino-acid sequence is MRMIKKIVGFSLVSLLILSLLLSGCAKKEASTDNGKPAGSEGTPSSTGSDVAKPENQPVTLTWYQPISPPPDLQMVEDELNKQLKEKLPNTTLKLEFIDPGSYVDKMNMMMSAQQEMDIVWTSNWSNPYVPNVMKGAYKAIDDLVDKYMPKTKAAMPQYVWDSVKVNGKIYGVPNYQIIATPWGIRVVKELMDKYGLDVDNVKKLEDLEPFFEKLKANEPGIYPISVGTSKGGNNFRQVIPELAKYETIAGAPEFVACVDRTNNDLKVVNEYKLPEYKEFLAFVRDWYEKGYIRQDIASVTDESADVRNHKYAVFVPVVKPGGAVEMSSKDGIEYVEKILTEPWVPQAGGQPTINAISSTSKNPERAAMLLELVNTDKEFFNTLCFGIENVHYKKIQDNPVIVEPVPDSKYNPGVDWRFGNVFNAYYRKGQQPGTWEETDKLNREAKVSPMLGFTLNPDPIKNEIAAVTSVVNEYRILEKGAIDDWEAKLAEFQAKLDTAGAERIVQEVQRQLDEWKKTK
- a CDS encoding TIM-barrel domain-containing protein, whose protein sequence is MTGVYKLTFGEPESITPTKYKEISKIELSDATKFNIGSINFKKTLRGCRLEIPLEFDEEVYGFGLQLNGFNHKGSKKMMRPNADPVSNSGDSHAPVPFYCTNKYYGIYVDTARYAEFYCGYGKNKNRPAVPNNTVITNAEELYKKTGYTEKTVMVIDIPVAKGVDIYIFEGESITDVVAKYNMFSGGGCMPPLWGLGVSYRCNAKYTDNQVIKMADYFRERKMPCDIIGLEPGWQSSSYSCSYVWDNERYPNYKELIRYLRNSNFNINLWEHAFVNSISPLYQKLHDFSGTYEVWKGITTDFAGETARDIFSEYHKNKFVDEGITGFKLDECDGSDFTGGWSFPNCDEFPSGVDGEQMHSLFGILYQKTILKALGNQRTFSEVRNSGAFAAPYPFVLYSDLYDHKVFIRGLATAGFSGLLWVPELRRAKNKKDLLRRLQTVVFSPRVIINAWNTEEAPWIKLGAGDEVRELLELRMSLVPYVYSAFYRYHKHGVPPIRALVSDYSDDENTYNIDDEYMFGDSMLVAPMTVDEDKRMVYLPGDAWYDFWTDKKYERGWHEVQTDNIPVYIKKDSVIPLAEPMQYISKDTVFQITLKCYGDKGKTVLVEDDGETHATRYKEIEIDFNGFREETQRYELKRIQCCV